A single genomic interval of Theropithecus gelada isolate Dixy chromosome 16, Tgel_1.0, whole genome shotgun sequence harbors:
- the CSF3 gene encoding granulocyte colony-stimulating factor isoform X2: MAVPAAQSPMKLMALQLLLWHSALWTVQEATPLGPASSLPQSFLLKCLEQVRKIQGDGAALQEKLCATYKLCHPEELVLLRHSLGIPWAPLSSCPSQALQLTGCLSQLHSGLFLYQGLLQALEGISPELGPTLDTLQLDVADFATTIWQQMEDLGMAPALQPTQGAMPAFTSAFQRRAGGVLVASHLQRFLELAYRVLRHLAQS; this comes from the exons ccctgcagctgcTGTTGTGGCACAGCGCACTCTGGACAGTGCAGGAAGCCACCCCCCTGGGCCCTGCCAGCTCCCTGCCCCAGAGCTTCCTGCTCAAGTGCTTAGAGCAAGTAAGGAAGATCCAGGGCGACGGTGCCGCGCTGCAGGAGAAGCTG TGTGCCACCTACAAGCTGTGCCACCCCGAGGAGCTGGTGCTGCTTAGACACTCTCTGGGCATCCCCTGGGCTCCCCTGAGCAGCTGCCCCAGCCAGGCCCTGCAGCTG acagGCTGCTTGAGCCAACTCCATAGCGGCCTCTTCCTCTACCAGGGCCTCCTGCAGGCCCTGGAAGGGATCTCCCCTGAGTTGGGCCCCACCTTGGATACACTGCAGCTGGACGTTGCCGACTTTGCCACCACCATCTGGCAGCAG ATGGAAGACCTGGGAATGGCCCCTGCCCTGCAGCCCACCCAGGGTGCCATGCCAGCcttcacctctgccttccagcgCCGGGCGGGAGGCGTCCTGGTTGCCTCCCATCTGCAGCGCTTCCTGGAGCTAGCGTACCGCGTTCTacgccaccttgcccagtcctGA
- the CSF3 gene encoding granulocyte colony-stimulating factor isoform X4: MAVPAAQSPMKLMALQLLLWHSALWTVQEATPLGPASSLPQSFLLKCLEQVRKIQGDGAALQEKLTGCLSQLHSGLFLYQGLLQALEGISPELGPTLDTLQLDVADFATTIWQQMEDLGMAPALQPTQGAMPAFTSAFQRRAGGVLVASHLQRFLELAYRVLRHLAQS; the protein is encoded by the exons ccctgcagctgcTGTTGTGGCACAGCGCACTCTGGACAGTGCAGGAAGCCACCCCCCTGGGCCCTGCCAGCTCCCTGCCCCAGAGCTTCCTGCTCAAGTGCTTAGAGCAAGTAAGGAAGATCCAGGGCGACGGTGCCGCGCTGCAGGAGAAGCTG acagGCTGCTTGAGCCAACTCCATAGCGGCCTCTTCCTCTACCAGGGCCTCCTGCAGGCCCTGGAAGGGATCTCCCCTGAGTTGGGCCCCACCTTGGATACACTGCAGCTGGACGTTGCCGACTTTGCCACCACCATCTGGCAGCAG ATGGAAGACCTGGGAATGGCCCCTGCCCTGCAGCCCACCCAGGGTGCCATGCCAGCcttcacctctgccttccagcgCCGGGCGGGAGGCGTCCTGGTTGCCTCCCATCTGCAGCGCTTCCTGGAGCTAGCGTACCGCGTTCTacgccaccttgcccagtcctGA
- the CSF3 gene encoding granulocyte colony-stimulating factor isoform X1 gives MAVPAAQSPMKLMALQLLLWHSALWTVQEATPLGPASSLPQSFLLKCLEQVRKIQGDGAALQEKLVSECATYKLCHPEELVLLRHSLGIPWAPLSSCPSQALQLTGCLSQLHSGLFLYQGLLQALEGISPELGPTLDTLQLDVADFATTIWQQMEDLGMAPALQPTQGAMPAFTSAFQRRAGGVLVASHLQRFLELAYRVLRHLAQS, from the exons ccctgcagctgcTGTTGTGGCACAGCGCACTCTGGACAGTGCAGGAAGCCACCCCCCTGGGCCCTGCCAGCTCCCTGCCCCAGAGCTTCCTGCTCAAGTGCTTAGAGCAAGTAAGGAAGATCCAGGGCGACGGTGCCGCGCTGCAGGAGAAGCTGGTGAGTGAG TGTGCCACCTACAAGCTGTGCCACCCCGAGGAGCTGGTGCTGCTTAGACACTCTCTGGGCATCCCCTGGGCTCCCCTGAGCAGCTGCCCCAGCCAGGCCCTGCAGCTG acagGCTGCTTGAGCCAACTCCATAGCGGCCTCTTCCTCTACCAGGGCCTCCTGCAGGCCCTGGAAGGGATCTCCCCTGAGTTGGGCCCCACCTTGGATACACTGCAGCTGGACGTTGCCGACTTTGCCACCACCATCTGGCAGCAG ATGGAAGACCTGGGAATGGCCCCTGCCCTGCAGCCCACCCAGGGTGCCATGCCAGCcttcacctctgccttccagcgCCGGGCGGGAGGCGTCCTGGTTGCCTCCCATCTGCAGCGCTTCCTGGAGCTAGCGTACCGCGTTCTacgccaccttgcccagtcctGA
- the CSF3 gene encoding granulocyte colony-stimulating factor isoform X3 has translation MAVPAAQSPMKLMALQLLLWHSALWTVQEATPLGPASSLPQSFLLKCLEQVRKIQGDGAALQEKLVSETGCLSQLHSGLFLYQGLLQALEGISPELGPTLDTLQLDVADFATTIWQQMEDLGMAPALQPTQGAMPAFTSAFQRRAGGVLVASHLQRFLELAYRVLRHLAQS, from the exons ccctgcagctgcTGTTGTGGCACAGCGCACTCTGGACAGTGCAGGAAGCCACCCCCCTGGGCCCTGCCAGCTCCCTGCCCCAGAGCTTCCTGCTCAAGTGCTTAGAGCAAGTAAGGAAGATCCAGGGCGACGGTGCCGCGCTGCAGGAGAAGCTGGTGAGTGAG acagGCTGCTTGAGCCAACTCCATAGCGGCCTCTTCCTCTACCAGGGCCTCCTGCAGGCCCTGGAAGGGATCTCCCCTGAGTTGGGCCCCACCTTGGATACACTGCAGCTGGACGTTGCCGACTTTGCCACCACCATCTGGCAGCAG ATGGAAGACCTGGGAATGGCCCCTGCCCTGCAGCCCACCCAGGGTGCCATGCCAGCcttcacctctgccttccagcgCCGGGCGGGAGGCGTCCTGGTTGCCTCCCATCTGCAGCGCTTCCTGGAGCTAGCGTACCGCGTTCTacgccaccttgcccagtcctGA